The following nucleotide sequence is from Cercospora beticola chromosome 2, complete sequence.
GTCTTCGTCGGGGCCAAGGGCTCTGCCGCGACACTGACATTGCTACTAGTGGGCATCGCCGAATGCCGTAACAAGACACTGAATTGCATTAGCGAACGCATCGCCTGCCACGAGCTCGACGAAGATGTTTGCGACGCGTGTTCCAAGGCAAGCATCACGTATTACGACACTTTGCGAAAGTTCTGGCATGCTGAATCACCGACGTTGCGCAGGAATCTAAACAACAACTCGGAATTCACAATCACATATCACATCGAGAAGCTTCGGAGTATCGCTGATGAGGTGTACGAATCTGGGGAAGGATGTTCGCAATTGTGCCACATTTGCCACAACTCGATTCCCTGCATACAGTTTTACGATATcgcagctgaagctgaagaggagTCGGCTGGCTTCTGCCTCATGTGCGTCAAATCGAACGCAAACGTGCTTGGGACATGCACAAACCGGCATTAAATCAGGCTGGCGGAAGAGCGTAGACGCGTACCCGGAAATGGATGCTGTAGAGTTGAAGAGACGAGCAGAGCGGTTTCGTGCACTGGAGCGGAGACACGAATGCACGGAGAGGCTTTCCGGAGGACGAAGTGGGAGATAGCCCTTGTGGGGATGCCGAGTAAATCGATTTGGTGGATGGTAATCAGGCATTCGATCAAAACCACGATGAACAGAAGTCATTAGCGCATCGAATCGAATGAGGTTGCTCTGGGGCCGGTCGCGAGGGCCGATCATATTCAACAAGGATGCGATCTACAACCCGCCACGAGCCTGTTAATTTTCCTCGTATTTGGTTCGATTGCAATAGCTTCACGTCCACCAATTTCTCCGAAGCTGGGAGGAGCGGAAGCGCACATAGGACAGCGATGGAGACATGACGGGCAAGTTACACCAGACCGATTCTCGCCGACGAGCTAGAGCAGGCATATTCAGTGCCCTCGTAAatcctactataggtatcgcTAAAAGTATCAAGTCGGCCGTACATCATTGCACCCCGAAGGAGATCGAAACCTAGCGCTGGATCCAACGTACCTGGCTAGGTAGCTCATTCTGATTGTATGTTCGAGAGGGTCAATCAAGCTTGAATACACATCTATTGCATCGATCAGACGGGCGAGAGATGCAAGTCTCGCGGGATCCACGTTCAAAAAGGATTGAGCGTACTTAAGAGCCGTCGAGCTACAGATTGCCCCTTTCAAAAGACAAAAAAAGGAGGTCCGGGCACCTGTCTACACCATTTTACTCTACCTCGAACTCTGCGCCAGAACTGATCCTCGTCAGAGGAACTCCTTAGACTGCACGGTCACAATCATATTGGAACTTGAATCGACATCAGAACAACTTCGTAGTTCGTAGGTAAGTGGTAATCTGAGTGGAAGACGCAACGTTGTGGATGTGCGAATGCTCTCATACCAAGTGAGCTAAACCCGGGTTGAAAGTGGTAATTCGAAAAGGGAATTTATACGTCAATTGGGTCTGTCTGGGTGCCGAAGGCCGAGTTGGAGCCTGAGgagtggcggcggtgaggCGCGGGGCGGGGCGCGTGCGTGGTGAGGTGAGAGTTGAAGTGATGGCAACAATGATACAAAAATGGTGCCTGAATATGGAGCCAAGCGAAGACCGAAGGCTACCAGAACGGGAGAGGTACAGGGACTTGTTGTAAGTTTAGCTCGAAGCCTCGCGAAATAGGTATGATCTGGAACCATCGCACCTTTGGACATTGTATGCAGCTTTAACGCAATTATCTAGAATCCTCTCGATGTTGGCGTCGTCTCCGAAGGACGTGCAAACTTGTTGCCATGGGAGACGACAAAAATGTttgctgatgaagaagttgACAGCGACAGAGAAGCGACAGCTAGATTCGAATACAAAGTCCGTGAGTTCTACTTCACAATTTGTCAGCTCCGTCCGATGTGGTTGACCGAGAAGCAGTACAAATAGACAAACATCATGCCTTATCGAAAGGAACGAGGAATTGCTTGCTACCATCGTCTACATGTTGCTCTGGGGATGGCTCACCCGATGGCAAGGCAACTCGTGGGGGCCAAGAATGCTTAGCATTTGCTTACATCGTATTGTCGATCACACGTCTCGATCCCAGCAGCGCTTACGGGCAGCCGTCGCAAATTGTGGTGCTCCGCCAGGTTTACGGTTTTGAGCTGAAGGGCAAGCCGGAGTCGGGCTTGACCCGTAACACCGAAAACACGTCCATCGAGGGTAAGCCAGGGGAGGACTGTGCTCCTCCTTGGTGCTAGTGTTGAAGAATACGACAACTTCAATACTGCATCCGTGGaacggcggcgagggcgattGTCAATGTGCGAGCATACGTCCTGTGCCCGATCCAAAGAGGTTCTCCGCTATCCTCTTACTGGTGTATACGATGCTAGGAGCACCACAGAGGTCGGCTATTGGATAGATATGCAACAAGATTTGATATACGACTGCCTTGTCCTGGTAGCCTGTTCGATACTCACTTTAAAACGGCGCCGTCTTCCGTTTCACGAGTGCAGTATTGAAGCTACAGTGGACGCAAGATTTTACAGTAACAGGGTAGGCGAGCCTGTGGACTGCAAGCACATTAGAGTCGGCGTAAGAGGGTATGTACGTCCCCCTTGAGGCCCAGGTCGGCGAGCAGTGGTAGGAAACCTTGACCCAAATCTTGATCATTGTTGGCACGACAGTTTGCTCAGTACGAGAATATTGCTTTGCGAATCAGTTCAAGACTTGATATACTTCCTTGTGGGGAATTGTACAAAGCGGCTTGCAAGGGCATCCTAGCTAAAATCTCCCATTAGTTACTCTCAAGATTAGTGTTCCGCAATTTTGTGACACAGGAGCACGCCGATGTGTTCCATTTTTGGCCATTGCCATTTTCAGGGATAAGAGTGCCGACATATAAACAAACGCAGAGCCATACCACGGTATTGGCGTACGCAGTATCAATTCCATCGTTGTCGACAGGACCCAATCGGATTCGACGTCTACGACTCCGCTCTTGCTACAATGAAGTGCGCTATCACTTACAGCTTCGCTGTGTTCACTGCCATTGCGAGCGCGGCAGGTGGGCGCATGGTCGATGCGAAGCACAACCTTCTGTCAAGGCAACAGCAGTGTCTCCCAGAGGATCATTGTATCAACGGCAAGGACCTGACGACATGTAAGAACCAACCCCATAATCTCTAGAAGATGTAAGTCTCGTTGAAATCACCAGGCGACATGTGCTGCTCAGGTCAATGCAAACAGGAAGGCGTCCCAGGCTGCGGTGTCGTACCGGGCTCGACAATTGGTCCAGGCTGTGCTGGTGGGCCATCGCCAGCGCCAGGCACTTGTCTGCCTGCTGGTCATTGCATTTCTGGTAAAGATAATACGAAGTGTGAGTACAGAGCCGATGCTGGAAGCTTGCGGAGGAGGTCGCTAACGTGGTTGCGCTTCACAGGCAGTATGTGCTGTTCTGGATTCTGCGTGGAAGACCAGTATGGATGCGGTAGTGCGCCTGGTCAAGACCACGGAAGCGCTTGTGCAGAGGTTCCGGTCAACGCTGATAAGGGGGCTTCGAGGTGATGTGTTAGGTCGACCATCTCTCAGGTGTTTATATTGCTGAGTGAAATCGCGTCTTGCTCCGACCGGGTGTCTGCAACGAGTGCCAAGGTCGCATGGAGGTAGCCCTCAGCTTCCATAGAACTGTTCCCTGTCACAATGAACGCCATGGATGTACGTTGAAGAGGGGCGAACACATCCCAGGAGGCCTCCAAAGGTGTCTAGCGCTCCATGGACAATCGTTAAGATGTAGTGATGCGACTTTTGCTCATAAGCTCCGTCAACAATCGTAGACTGTTATGCTCGAAAGTGCGAATAACCTGGGGCACATCGTTAGTTCATACAGCATTCTCATCGCTGGTCGTTCGAGAGCAGCCTTAGCCACGCCCACGCTTCACCGCTACATGCAACCGTGACAGAGACTGTGGGGGTTATGCATTCGTAGCACCCAAAGTTCTGTACTGTCTACATCTGGTTAGCTCGCAAGCGTACAAAGACATTAGCATGCGCTATAGAGTCTTCGTGCAATGCATTCAACGCACCCTGCTAGCTGGTGAGCCTGCTCGTTATAACTTCTCAGCTTATCCGATCTGTAGACAGAATACTGACAGGCATTGTTTTCATTCATTGTTTTGAAATGAAGTATTTCTGGCCATAGCACTTCACGGTATTTCGTTCGACGACGAAGTATGTTGAGGACCTGATGGACGGTCAGCAAGAATGTCGTGCCAAGAAGAGGGCCTTGACTCAAAGAAGATCCACAGGAAGCCCTCACGCACTATGCACTCACTGACCATCGGACACGGGCATATTTGCGAAGTGACAGCGCTTGACAGCTAGCTCTCCAAGCACTCATGCCGAAGCGAGACATAGACTGCATAGCGAGAGATTGACGATCCAATGTCCTAGCTGCTTTGAATGTCGCACAGCTTCGTGAGGGGAGAGATGTATTCGGGGGAAAGACTTGTACATCCGAAGCTCGTATAAAGCGCACGTCTTTGCATCAGAAGCTGATTGCAGGGCTCTTCAATGCGGTGAATCAAGCCAGACAGTCCTTCTCGTGAGATATAAATTTGTCCTCCTAACACACATTGTAGTCCCACCCACATTCCAATCACTCGAGACAATCCACCCAACTCACACCATCATGAGCGACTTCGTAGGAGCTGGCACATACCTGATCGCTGGGGCGAAGTTTCCAAACATGTTCATCCTCCTGAACAATGGGAACAAGCAAGACGGCACCAAGCTGTCGGCCTGGTAAGGCTGTTAGACTGTGCTGAGCATTCTTTCGTTAATTACTTTCCTCGTACAGGGACAATTCCAAAAGCCCAAATGCGCATTGGCAGGTCGTCTATGCCAACGTGGGCAAGACTGGCAAGGAGGAATACCTGCTTCTCAACAGAGCCAGCGGAACGTACCTGACCGTGAGCGACAAAGGCAAAGAAGTGACCTGCACCACTCAGTCACCCCTCAACGACGTGACTCGCTGGAACATCATTCCTTTGCGCAATGGCACAGGACGGTACTGGTATATATCGAGCACTGATGTGAGGCAAAGCTGAGAGCTGACCGGTCTAGGATCGCACCCGTTAGCAACAAGACTCTAGGCTTGCACATGGCCGGCGGGAATGGCTCCAAGGGCTCCCAGATCCACATTTGGTCTGCGGCTGGAGATTCCAATGAGATGTCGCAGTGGTACTTGTACGCTGTGGAAGGTGTAAGTGAAATTTCGTGACCACGAATCTCGTTGACTCTGCGCAGGTCCCGCAAAATTTCCCAGACACTGCGAAGGGCAGTCCACCAAAGTGAGAATGTATTCGAGCTAGCTTTCCGGAATGACGTGAGGAGATGTTGGTTCAGAAGACAACCAGGACATTGATAGAGAGAACCGTGACCAAGCACTCGTTTAGTAACCAAAAAATGAACAGAAGGTGTTGATAACTCGTGCCTGAATGAGTTCGCCGCTTAAGCATTCCTCAGGCGCAAAGTATGATGGATCATGGCTTGATGGCGAGCGTCATTCGAGAATCACCACGAGCGTGGGCGTGGTTTTGCTCTTCATGTCCAGAATGGCGCCTCGCGGGCGCGGCGTGCTGGATCGGGCCTCGGGAGCAGGAGCTAACGACTGCGGTGACTCGAGAATATTTGTTTGTATGTCCGTCACATGCGTTTTGATGTTACGCAGTCAAAATGTTTGCTGATGATAAAGTTGAAAGCCAGAGAGAGAAGTGACAGCTGGGTTTCGAACACAACGTCCGTGTCTTTTGGCAGGTCTTGGCGCTTGACCCCGCCTTCTCAATTTCGCACTTGCTTTCCGACTCACCACCTCGCCAACCCAAGCTCTGACACACGACAATTCTTTTCACTCACCGCCACACTCTCCGCGCGCCATACCATTCAATCACCTCCAACGCGCGATATCACTTGCCTAATCAGGCATTTCGAATACATCGCCGCCCGGCGGGACATTACTCATAGACGGCGACTGCAGGACGGCCACGGCTCACGTGAATGTACATCAGCGCACTTCGGCTCCATCCCCGCCGCATGCGCGCCAGCACTGACTGACCGCAATGCCTGGTCCGGTGGTAAGAGCCCGACGTGGGCCTCTTGGAGGAATCAAAGGACCGGCAGTCCCTCCGAGAAAACGAGCCCCAGCCAAACAAGCCGCATcggcggagaagaagtgtCCCAATAAGGAGTGCGGCTCTACCAGATTcagcgaagacgatggcAAAATCGTTTGTCTCGACTGTTACACGGAGATCGCCGAGAACAACATCGTTGCTGAAGTCACCTTCGAGGAAAACGCTGGTGGGCGAGCCACTGTCCAAGGTGGCACCGTCAACGAGAACTCACGACACGCAAGAACCCTAGGGTCAAGTGCGTATCGCAAGGTTGGAGGTGGCGAACGAAACTCTCTCGCCGATGTTCAAAACGCTGGACGAAAGGCCTTGGAGCAGCTTTGTCCAAAGCTGGGCATACTGCAGCAGGTTCAGATACAAGCAGAGCAGATATGGGTGCTCGCTGCGAATATCAACTTCTCTGCTGGCCGGAGGACCGACGAAGTTGTTGCTGCTTGCCTGTATGCCGCCTGTCGACGCCAAAGGGACAATAAGATTCTCCTCATGGACATCGCCGAGCTTTTACAAATCAACGTCTTCCGCCTGGGCGAGGTCTACAAAGATATGTGCAGAGAGCTTTACATCACTCAAGATCATTCAGTCGGACATCAACATCTGGTCGAACTTGAACCTCTCATATACAAGTACTGCGACAAGCTTCAGTTTGCAGAGAAGACAAAAGACGTCGCGTCTGATGCGCTGAAGATCATTCGCAGAATGAATCGCGATTGGATTGTGTCTGGCCGTCATCCAGCTGGTCTTTGTGGTGCTtgcatcatcctcgccgccCGAATGAACAACTTCCAGCGCACAGTGCGCGAGGTTGTGTTCGTTTCTAAAGTCGCAGATGTGACAATCGCCAAACGTGTGGAGGAGTTCAGACGCACCAAGGCCTCAGGTCTGACAGTTGACGAGTTCCGCAAATATGCCAATCGCATGGTGCATCAACATAATCCTCCCTCGTTCGGTCTTCCTGATCACAATGCCAGAAAGTTTGCGAGAGCGAGAGCTCGTCGGGAGGAGCACATGAAGATGCTCGAATTGCGAGAATCGCAAATGCGGTCACCGTCTGCACAGCACATCATAATCCCCGATGACCTCAGCGAAGGTTCCTCAAGGCTGTCTTCCGTGGAGGCAGCTACTCCGGCTCCTGATCAGACTGTGCCAGTCCCAGTGCAACATATACCTGCCGCAGCGCCGATGGTCGCAGTGCAAGGCCTAGCATCTCCCGCGGAGCAGCAGTCTACGCCTCCACCGACACAGGGTGATGAAGCACCTAACAACGGATCTCTCGAACCCAATGCAAAGCGGAAGCGGGATGATGAAGCCGAAGAACCACCTTCAGCAGATCCCGAGTCAGCTCCCCGAGTAGAATCTCCAAAACGACAGCGTACGACGGAAGGACCTGAACCTGAACCAAGTGTTCGCTATGACGCTGATGGCTTCGCCATTCCGGCTCTTCCAGTGCAGGCTGTAGCAGAGGCACTACGTGCGAGTGAGGAGCCAACGGGTGAAAAGCGTGGTCGTGGACGACCGAAAAAGGAGCCAGTACAGGCTCCAGAGGTTGAGATCTCCGAGGAAGAGCTTGCAGAGGAAGACTATCTGGAAACACAAATCGAGGAGGCCCTAGCGAATGGAGAAGTGCAAGAGATGCAGAGTGAAGTCGAGAAGCTAAAGGAAGCAGAAAGGATAGAAGCCGAGCATCAACGAGCTACTGCGCTGGCTGCTGAGCAAATGAAGGCCGACAGCGAGAAAGGCAGACAGGCTCGTCTTGCCCGAGGAGTTGACTACTTTGGCAAGGCACCTGATTGGCAGCCGGGTGTTATTCTCACTGCTGCAGAGCTTGAAGCTGAATTCGAAAACGACCCCGAGGTCGCCAATTGCATTCTGTCAGAGACCGAGAGGAAGATCAAGGAACAGATTTGGGTTGCTCACAACGAAGACTGGCTCCGAAAGCAAGCCGAAAAGGAACTCCTTGCGAAAGTCGAGAAGGCCAatccgacgaagaagaagaaagaagggAAAGCGCACAAAGGTCGAGGCAAGAAGCGTAATACTTTGGGCGATGGCACGGTACTGACAGAGAGCTCGACACCAATCGAGACGCCTGCCGATGCTGCTAGGGCAatgctggagaagagagcGCCAATGAAGTCTCAGCATGTCGACTTCTCTGCTTTGCAGCGCATCTATGGCCGAGAAACCCCGTCTCGCGCCGGGTCGGCCACGCCGAGCGAAAGTCGATCGCAGACTCCAGCCACGAGAGAGCAGTCTGCTGGACctgccgaagatgaggacgacggcAGTGACGAAGGGGACGCAGAGATACAGGATAATCCTGCCAAGCACGTGCAGCCAGCCACATGGGACAACTTGGACGAGGAACCAGCtgtagaggaagaagatgatgaagatctcTACAAAATGGCCACTGAAGGACACGACGAGTTCGGCTCCGTGTACGGAGGTGATGACGATTACGGTTCTGGCGAAGAGTACGATTAAGGAACAGACATACAGTTTTACAGATGTGGGAGCTCAGATAGTGCTGCACAAGTACTTCATAGCCCGGTATTCACGATGCACAGCCCGCGATGCAGTTCGCCGTACAAGAATCTAGAGATTCCATGCCGCTAAACATCCATAGCACCAGACTTGTTGTATAATGAACAAACCAGAATAGATGGGATGAACAGTGCCAGATTTTGGCGATTTTGTCCGCCTCGCACTGCAAGCCTATCGAACTCGTATTCGCCTCTAAACCCGCTCAAAACATATCTAACTTGAACCCTCCCTGCTTCACAACCTGTAAGAAGCCTTCAGGATCATACTTCCTACTCACTTCTTGCATGAACTCTTTCCTTCCCTGACCATACCCAGCGAAAACATCCTGTCCGCTCGCCGCATAATTGAGATAGAGATACGGATCCAGGGTCCCTTTCTCCCGCGCATAGTCTTCGCTGAGTTTCGAGATATCTCGTGAAACTTGCTCGACTAATTCATCGTCCTTCTTATCCCGCCACGATACGCACAATAATGCAATAATCAACGTATCATTCGCATGTCGAGTCTCTAACCCGAGAACATTCAGACTTCCTTTCCTCATCATAGCAGCAGAA
It contains:
- a CDS encoding uncharacterized protein (BUSCO:EOG092613QA), whose protein sequence is MPGPVVRARRGPLGGIKGPAVPPRKRAPAKQAASAEKKCPNKECGSTRFSEDDGKIVCLDCYTEIAENNIVAEVTFEENAGGRATVQGGTVNENSRHARTLGSSAYRKVGGGERNSLADVQNAGRKALEQLCPKLGILQQVQIQAEQIWVLAANINFSAGRRTDEVVAACLYAACRRQRDNKILLMDIAELLQINVFRLGEVYKDMCRELYITQDHSVGHQHLVELEPLIYKYCDKLQFAEKTKDVASDALKIIRRMNRDWIVSGRHPAGLCGACIILAARMNNFQRTVREVVFVSKVADVTIAKRVEEFRRTKASGLTVDEFRKYANRMVHQHNPPSFGLPDHNARKFARARARREEHMKMLELRESQMRSPSAQHIIIPDDLSEGSSRLSSVEAATPAPDQTVPVPVQHIPAAAPMVAVQGLASPAEQQSTPPPTQGDEAPNNGSLEPNAKRKRDDEAEEPPSADPESAPRVESPKRQRTTEGPEPEPSVRYDADGFAIPALPVQAVAEALRASEEPTGEKRGRGRPKKEPVQAPEVEISEEELAEEDYLETQIEEALANGEVQEMQSEVEKLKEAERIEAEHQRATALAAEQMKADSEKGRQARLARGVDYFGKAPDWQPGVILTAAELEAEFENDPEVANCILSETERKIKEQIWVAHNEDWLRKQAEKELLAKVEKANPTKKKKEGKAHKGRGKKRNTLGDGTVLTESSTPIETPADAARAMLEKRAPMKSQHVDFSALQRIYGRETPSRAGSATPSESRSQTPATREQSAGPAEDEDDGSDEGDAEIQDNPAKHVQPATWDNLDEEPAVEEEDDEDLYKMATEGHDEFGSVYGGDDDYGSGEEYD